A genomic segment from Glycine soja cultivar W05 chromosome 18, ASM419377v2, whole genome shotgun sequence encodes:
- the LOC114394764 gene encoding probable aquaporin PIP1-2 yields MEGRDEDVRVGANRYGERQPIGTAAQTQDAKDYREAPPAPLFEPRELTSWSFYRAGIAEFVATFLFLYVTVLTVMGVAKSPSKCSTVGVQGIAWSFGGMIFALVYCTAGISGGHINPAVTFGLFLARKLSLTRTVFYMIMQCLGAICGAAVVKGFQSNQYERLGGGANTLSKGYSKGDGLGAEIVGTFILVYTVFSATDAKRNARDSHVPILAPLPIGFAVFLVHLATIPITGTGINPARSLGAALVYNKDQAWDNHWIFWVGPFIGAALAALYHQIVLRAIPFKSK; encoded by the exons ATGGAGGGAAGAGATGAGGATGTAAGAGTAGGAGCCAATAGGTATGGAGAGAGGCAACCAATAGGAACAGCTGCACAGACACAAGATGCCAAAGACTACAGAGAGGCACCACCAGCTCCATTGTTTGAGCCTAGAGAGTTAACATCATGGTCTTTCTACAGAGCAGGCATAGCAGAATTTGTGGCCACTTTCTTGTTTCTTTATGTCACTGTTTTGACTGTGATGGGTGTTGCAAAATCTCCCAGCAAGTGCTCCACTGTTGGTGTCCAAGGCATTGCTTGGTCATTTGGTGGAATGATCTTTGCCCTTGTCTATTGTACTGCTGGTATCTCAG GGGGTCACATTAACCCAGCTGTGACATTTGGGCTGTTTTTGGCACGCAAGTTATCTCTCACTAGGACAGTGTTCTACATGATCATGCAGTGCTTGGGAGCTATATGTGGTGCTGCTGTGGTCAAGGGATTCCAATCAAACCAATATGAGAGGCTTGGTGGTGGTGCCAACACTCTCAGTAAAGGATACTCCAAAGGTGATGGCCTTGGAGCAGAGATTGTTGGCACATTTATTCTTGTTTACACTGTTTTCTCTGCCACAGATGCCAAACGAAATGCTAGAGACTCGCATGTTCCT aTTTTGGCACCATTGCCTATCGGTTTTGCGGTCTTTCTGGTGCATTTAGCTACAATTCCTATCACTGGGACTGGCATCAACCCTGCTAGAAGTTTAGGTGCAGCCCTTGTATACAACAAGGACCAAGCTTGGGATAACCAT TGGATCTTCTGGGTAGGGCCTTTTATTGGGGCAGCACTTGCAGCTTTATACCATCAGATAGTGCTCAGGGCCATTCCTTTCAAgtcaaaataa